From the Thermoleophilaceae bacterium genome, the window AGCGGGTTGAGACGGGCGAACTCGCCGGTGAGCGTGTGGCCGGGCGTCACAACGTTCCGGCGCGCGCCCTCGTGAGGCGGTGCCGGTTAGGATGCGCCACCTGTGGATCTGACCCTCTCGCCTCAGGAGCAGGCCTTCCGCGACGAGCTGCGCGAGTGGCTCGAGAAGAACAACCCCGGCCAGGAGCCCTCGGGCGAGCAGGACATGTTCCAGTTCCGCCGCGCCTGGCAGAAGACGCTCCACGAGGCGGGCTACGCCGGGCTGTCGTGGCCGAAGGAGTACGGCGGCCGCGGCGCGACGCTGATCGAGCAGGCGATCTTCAACGAGGAGATGGCGCGGCAGAAGGCGCCGGGCGTGGCCAACGTGCTCGGCCTCGTGATGGGCGGGCCGGTGGTGATCGCGCACGGCACGCCGGAGCAGAAGGAGCGCTTTCTCACGCCGATCCTGTCCGCGGAGGAGATCTGGTGCCAGGGGTTCTCGGAGCCGGAGTCGGGGTCTGACCTTGCGTCTCTGAAGACGCGCGCGGTGAAGTCGAACGGCGGCTGGAAGATCACCGGCCAGAAGGTGTGGACCACCTACGCGCACGAGGCCAAGTGGTGCATGCTCGTGGCGCGCACGGATCCGGATGCGGCCAAGCACAAGGGCCTCACCTACTTCCTCATGGACATGGAGCAGGAGGGGGTGCAGGTGCGCCCGCTCGTGCAGATCACGAAGGAGTCCGAGTTCAACGAGATCTTCATGGAGGAGGCGTACGTCCCGGACGAGAACGTGGTGGGCGAGCCGGGGCAGGGCTGGAACGTCGCCATCACCACGCTGATGAACGAGCGCGCCGGACTCGCGTTCGGATCGGCGGTGGCGGTGAAGCTCGCGCTCGGCGACCTGATGGACCTGATCCGCGAGCGCGGCCTCGAGGACGACCCGATCATCCGCCAGCGCGTGGGCCAGCTCTACATCGAGGCCGAGACGCTGCGGCTGAACGCCTACCGCGGGCTCACGTCGCAGATGAAGCACGGGATTCCGGGACCCGAGGGGTCACTGCCGAAGTGGCAGTGGTCGGACATCAACCAGGCTTTGACCGAGCTCGCGATGGACGTGCGGGGACCGGAGGCGCCCGTGGTAGACGAGCGCTGGACCTACCGCTTCCTGCGCGCACGCGCGAACTCGATCGAGGGCGGCACCACCGAGATCCTCAAGAACATCATCGCCGAGCGGGTGCTCGGCCTGCCGCGGATGAGGTGACCACAGCTTGAACTTCGACTTCACCGACGACCAGCAGGCGATCAAGCGCACCGCGCGCGACTTCCTTGCCAGCCGGCTCAAGCCTGAAAAGCGCCGCGAGCTGGCCGAGGCGGGCAGCTACGACGACGGCTTCTGGAGCGAGATCGCTGAGCTGGGCTGGCCGGGCATCTTCATCGGTGAGGACCACGGCGGGCAGGGCCTCGGCACGATTGAACTGGTGATCCTTCAGGAGGAGCTCGGCTACGCGCTTGCGCCCACGCCGTTCTTCTCAAACGCGGCCGCGGGCTTTCTCATCGAGCATGGGGGCAGCGACGAACAGAAGGAGCGATGGCTGCCGGGCATCGCCTCGGGCGAGGCGCGAGGCACCGTGGGTGTGGTGTCGAACGGCGAGGCGACGCTCGTGCCGGACGCCGACTCAGCCTCGGTGATCGTGCTCGTGGATGGCGAGAACGCGACCGTGGTGGAGGCGGGCAGCGCGGATATCGAGCCGCGCGACACGATCGATTCCACGCGACGGTTCTCGCGCGTTGGTGCGAACGGCGGCGGGGAGCAGCTTGGCGGCGACGTTCAGGCCGGGCTCGATCGAGCCGAGATCGCGCTTGCAGCGGAGCTCGTGGGCGTTTGTCAGTGGGCGCTCGAGACCGCCGTGGCGTACGCGAAGGAGCGCAAGCAGTTCGACCGTCCGATCGGCGCCTACCAAGCGGTGTCTCACCGCTGCGCGCAGATGATGCTCGAGACGGAGAGCTCGCGCTCGGCCGTCTACTTCGCGGGCTGGACCGCGGACAACGAGCCGGAGAGCACGCCGCTCGCTGCGTCGATGGCGAAGGCATACGCCGCGGACGCGGGCTGGCGCGTCACCGCCTCGTCGCTGCAGGTTCACGGCGGCATCGGCTTCACCTGGGAGCACGACCTCCACTTCTTCCTCAAGCGCGCCCGCACCGACGGGCATCTGCTTGGCAGCGCGCGCTCACATCGCGACCGCGTGGCCGAGCTCGCAGGGCTGTCCCGAGAAGCCGCCACCGCGTGAAGCGGCACAAGGCACTCGAACAGCTCTCACGCGACCATCATCAGGCCCTGTTTCAGGCGATGCGCCTGAAGCGCGCGAAGGAGGCGGACGCGGGCAGCGTGCTCGGCGACTTCCTCGACTTCTGGTTCGGCGTGGGGCACCTGCACTTCCGGGCTGAGGAGGAGGTGCTCCTTCCCGCGTATTCGGCATATGGCGATGGGTCGCGCGAGGAGGTCGTGCGCGTGCTTATCGATCACATGCAGATCCGGCGCGAGGCGTTCGAGCTGGGCGGGCTCAAGAAGGACCCGCCGCCGGAGCGCCTGCACGCTCTCGGCGAGAAGCTCGACGCTCACGTTCGCCACGAGGAGCGAGTGCTGTTCCCCCTGATCGAGGAGGCGCTGCCGGACGACGAGCTCGTGCGGGTGGCGCGCGGCGTGGACGAGGTGGAGAAGGCCGGCTAGCGGGACCTCTTGCGGACCGCGCCTCGTAGGTAGGACGATGGGGCACGAGCCGTGACTTCGGATACGGGCGAGCTGGCGTTGGGAGAGCTGCCGCGGCCGCGGCGCGCGGGGCGGTCAGAACGCGCTTTGCTGCGCGGCGCGCAGGCCGGGCGGCGCGAAGACCTGGAGGAGCTGTTCCGGCGGTACTGGCCGGCGTCGTATCGCGCGGCGTATTTCGTCGTGTACGACCGCGCCGCCGCCGAGGACATCGCGCAGGAGGCTTTTCTGTCGGCGCTGCGCGCGCTGCACCGCTTCGACCGGCGGCGACCTTTCGGGCCCTGGCTCCACCGCATCGTGGTGAACCGCGCGATCGACTGGGCGCGGTCGCGAGCGCTGCGCCGTGAGCTCGACGTGGAGCCGCCGGACGCGGAGCTGCGCGACTCGCCTGAGGTGCGCGACGAGCTGGCGGCCGCGCTCGCTTCGCTGAGCCCGGAACGGCGTGCCGTGGTGGTGCTGCGCTACGTGCTCGAGTACACGCCAGGGGAGATCGCCGAGCTGCTCGACCTGCCGCGCGGCACGGTGAACTCGCGGCTTAGGCGCGCGCTCGACGACCTCGCGCGGGAGGTGGCCCGTGACTGACCGGGTGCTCCAGCGCGAGCTTCGCTCACTCCGGGCGCCCGACGAGGGCGATGCCGCCCTGCGCGCGTGGCAGGTGACGGCGGCGGAGTTCGACCGGGTGGAGCCGGTGACCACGCGGCCGCGGCGACGGTGGGTGGTGGCGCTCGCGGCGGCGGTGGCGCTGGCGGCGCTTGCGATCTCGCCCGCCGGAGCAACCGTGGTGCGATGGGTCGGGGACCGCATCTCGCCTCCGGGCGTGAAGAATGCCCGCCCTGCCCTGGTGTCGCTCCCGGCGCCGGGACACTTGCTCGTGAGCTCTCCGGACGGCGCCTGGATCGTGTCGAGCGACGGGTCCAAGCGCCTGCTCGGCCCGTACCGCGACGCCACCTGGTCACCGCATGGGCTGTTCGTGGCGGCGGTGCGGGGAAGCAATCTCGTGGCGGTGGACACCCGCGGGCATGTGCGCTGGAGCGTGCCACGGGTGCCGGCGCCGGAGCTGCCGAGCTGGTCGCCCCGCGACGGCTTCCGAGTGGCGTACCTGAGCGGCTCGACCCTCCGGGTTGTGGCCGGCGACGGAACCGGCGACCGGCTCCTGGCGCGCGGGGTGGACCGGATCAAGCCG encodes:
- a CDS encoding acyl-CoA dehydrogenase family protein, whose product is MNFDFTDDQQAIKRTARDFLASRLKPEKRRELAEAGSYDDGFWSEIAELGWPGIFIGEDHGGQGLGTIELVILQEELGYALAPTPFFSNAAAGFLIEHGGSDEQKERWLPGIASGEARGTVGVVSNGEATLVPDADSASVIVLVDGENATVVEAGSADIEPRDTIDSTRRFSRVGANGGGEQLGGDVQAGLDRAEIALAAELVGVCQWALETAVAYAKERKQFDRPIGAYQAVSHRCAQMMLETESSRSAVYFAGWTADNEPESTPLAASMAKAYAADAGWRVTASSLQVHGGIGFTWEHDLHFFLKRARTDGHLLGSARSHRDRVAELAGLSREAATA
- a CDS encoding hemerythrin domain-containing protein — its product is MKRHKALEQLSRDHHQALFQAMRLKRAKEADAGSVLGDFLDFWFGVGHLHFRAEEEVLLPAYSAYGDGSREEVVRVLIDHMQIRREAFELGGLKKDPPPERLHALGEKLDAHVRHEERVLFPLIEEALPDDELVRVARGVDEVEKAG
- a CDS encoding acyl-CoA dehydrogenase family protein, translating into MDLTLSPQEQAFRDELREWLEKNNPGQEPSGEQDMFQFRRAWQKTLHEAGYAGLSWPKEYGGRGATLIEQAIFNEEMARQKAPGVANVLGLVMGGPVVIAHGTPEQKERFLTPILSAEEIWCQGFSEPESGSDLASLKTRAVKSNGGWKITGQKVWTTYAHEAKWCMLVARTDPDAAKHKGLTYFLMDMEQEGVQVRPLVQITKESEFNEIFMEEAYVPDENVVGEPGQGWNVAITTLMNERAGLAFGSAVAVKLALGDLMDLIRERGLEDDPIIRQRVGQLYIEAETLRLNAYRGLTSQMKHGIPGPEGSLPKWQWSDINQALTELAMDVRGPEAPVVDERWTYRFLRARANSIEGGTTEILKNIIAERVLGLPRMR
- a CDS encoding RNA polymerase sigma factor; protein product: MTSDTGELALGELPRPRRAGRSERALLRGAQAGRREDLEELFRRYWPASYRAAYFVVYDRAAAEDIAQEAFLSALRALHRFDRRRPFGPWLHRIVVNRAIDWARSRALRRELDVEPPDAELRDSPEVRDELAAALASLSPERRAVVVLRYVLEYTPGEIAELLDLPRGTVNSRLRRALDDLAREVARD